The nucleotide sequence GATTCCTCACTTCCCAGGCCGGCGCCGACCGGCCGAGTTGTCCACAACGCCTCCGCTTATCCACAGATTCGCGGCACCACCCTTTTGCACCGGCCACTCCCGATACGCTGGACCAGGGACGCCCCCCGGAGAGGGTCAGGGTTCCGGCAAAGTCTTTTGGCCTGGTTGCAGGGCGGGCACGGCCCTCGTTGATCATGTGATTGTCTAGGTCCCATGATCGTGTGAGAGAGTCGTGCCCGCTGAGCAATCGTGCCTGATCCCCGTCGTACGTGATCGTCTGACCCCGGCCATCGATTCCCGCACCGATCCATACTGGGCCGCTGACCTGCGCAAACAGCTCGCCGGCATCCCTGATCCACGAGATCGACGGGGTGTGCGACATTCGATCGGGTCGATCCTGGCGCTCGCCGCCGCAGCCGTGGTGGCCGGAGCCCAGTCGTTCACCGCGATCGGCGAATGGGCCGCCGACGCCCCACAGTCGGTGCTGGCCGCGCTGGGCGCACGATTCGACCCCCGCCATGCCCGGTATGCAGCACCCGATGAGGCCACCGTGCGGCGCGTGGCCGGCCGGGTCGACGGCGACATCCTCGACGACGTGATCAGCAGCTGGCTCGCCCACCGCGACACCAGCANNNNNNNNNNNNNNNNNNNNNNNNNNNNNNNNNNNNNNNNNNNNNNNNNNNNNNNNNNNNNNNNNNNNNNNNNNNNNNNNNNNNNNNNNNNNNNNNNNNNNNNNNNNNNNNNNNNNNNNNNNNNNNNNNNNNNNNNNNNNNNNNNNNNNNNNNNNNNNNNNNNNNNNNNCACCTGGTTCCAACCGCTGCTGGACACCATCGACCTGACCGGGCGGGTGGTCACCGCCGACGCCCTGCACACCACCGTCGAACACGCCCGCTACCTGCATCAACGCGGCGCATACTACGTGTTCACCGTCAAGGAGAACCAACACCGGCTCCACGGCCTGCTCGACACCCTGCCCTGGCACGAGATTCCCGCCCACATCACCAGCGGCAGCGGGCACGGCCGCAGCGAACGCCGCACCGTCCAGCTCGCACCCCTGGGCGATTTCCTCGGCTACCCGGCCATCGACTTCCCGCACGCCACGCACGCGTTCCTCATCGAGCGCTACACCACCCACCACACCAGCCAGAAACGCTCCGCCCACGCCGCTCTCGGCCTCACCAGCCTCACCGGCCGCTACGCCCACCCCGCCCACATCGGAGGCTACGTCCGCAGCCACTGGCACATCGAAAACAAACTCCACTGGGTCCGCGACGTCACCGACAAAGAAGACCAATCCCGAACCCGCACAGGCACCGCACCCCGAGTCATGGCCAGCCTCCGCAACCTCGCCACCAGCACACACCGACAAGCCGGGCACACCAACATCGCCCAAGCACTCCGCCACACCGCCCGCAACACCACCCGAGCCCTCACCCTGCTCGGAATACCCACCTGACCAGCACAAAGACTTTGCCGGAGCCGTGCCGGAGAGGGTGGGGGCTTGAGAGGTGACCCAGACAGGCCGCCACAGCTGGGGCAAGGGGCGCTACTGGCCCGGCTTTTCCCACAGCCAGAACTCGATCCCCTGGTTGTCCGTGCAGTCAGCAGTGTTCCCGTACGGGTGGTGCTCGACCTCCCCAGCCCGCCCACCCTGCTCCCGCACCCGCGCCATCGCCGACTCGAGGTCGTCGACCGCGTACATCAGCTTCCAGCCCACCTGCCGGTCCCCGGCCCACAGCCCGCCTTCGAGACCCGGCCCCGAGAAGCCCCACGAGTCCGTCGTCGAGCCCGGGGTGAACTGCCAGCCCAGCACCGCGCCGTAAAACGCCTTCGCGGGCGAAGCCTCCGGGACCTGGAACGTGAAGTACATGGCCTCGCCGTGGCGGGCCGGCCGCGGGCCGGCAGCCGCCGTCGCCGCCTGGGACACCAGCCAGCGCTGGCCGAACGGGTCGCGGAACGAGCCGCCCCTGCCGTACGGCGAATCGCTCACCGCGCGGATCAGCGTTGCGCCCAGCTCCAGCGCGCGAGCCACCGAACCGTCCACGTCCGGGACCTCGACCCGCACCGACGCGCCACCCTCGCGCGGGGCCACGTGGCCGATCTCCGGGTACTCCTCGGCGAGCATCAGCACCGCGTCGCCGATGGCCAGCTCCGCGTGCCCGACGCGGCCGTCGTCCATCAGGATCGGGTCGCCGCGGCGGACCGCGCCGAACACCTCCACGTAGAAGTCGAGTGCCGCGCGGGCGTCGGAAACCGCCAGGTAGGGCGTCAGCGAACGCAGGGAGGCAGCAGTGGCTGGGACTGCGGTGGTCGTCATATCGGCTCCGTTCAAGATCGCGCGACGCAGGTCGTCGCGTAGTTCGGCGGCGAAGTCCGGGTCGGGGGCGACCCGCTCGGAGGGACGGCGAAGCGCGTCGAAAGGCTCAGGCATCGCGACCCTCCTTCTCCTCGTAAGCGCGCCGGAACGCGGCGCGGGCCCGCACGAGCAACGCCTCCGTGGCGTGCACGCTGCGCCCCAGGTGGCCGGCGACCTCGGGGACGCCGAGGCCGTCGACGTAACGCAGGGTCAGTGCCGCCCGGTGGTGCGGCCCCAGCGACTCGAGCACCTGTCTCGCGCGCAGGGCGTCGAGCTGCTCGTCCCACGGGTCCTCGATGTCCGGCTCGCTGTGGTGGACGAGCCGCAGTCCGCGTTCCTCACGTTCTTTGCGCCGCCAGTGGTCGGCGAGCTTGTGCCGGGCGACGCCGATCAGCCACCCGGTGCTCACTGGAGGTGCGTACTCCTTGCGACAGGCGGCGACCGCCCCGAGGAACGTCTCGGACGTCAGCTCCTCGGCGAGCGTGCGGTCGCCGCAGCGGGACAGCAGGTACCCGTAGACCTCCGGCAGGGCCGTCTCGTACAGCCCGAGCAGCGCGAAGGCCGGGTCCGGTCGTACCCGAGGTTCCGTCACACCTCCATAGTCGTCCGGCGCCCGGTTTTTCCGACGGGTGAATCCCGGATTTCTACGCGCGCGGATCCGGCAGCCGCCGGCCGGTGATCGCGACGATCGCCGCCAGCACCGCCACCAGGCCGATCACCAGCGCGAACGCGTCCCGGCTCCCCAGCGAACCCGAAAGTGCCGCGTACAGGCTCCCCAGCGTCGCGACGCCGAGCGCCAGCGACGTCTGCTGGTTGGTCGTCATCACGCCGGAGCCGACGCCGGCCAGGTCCGTCGGCACGTGGGAGAGCACGATCCGGAACAGCGTCGTCATCGCCAGGGCGTTGCCCACGCCGATCGCCACCATCGACGGCGCCAGGTCGAGGATCGTCACGTGCGGCCAGGTGGACAACGTCGTGCAGAGCAGCGCCACCATGCCCACCGCCGTGATCGCGCCACCGAGCGGGACGACCTTCTGGCCGTAGCGGGTCACCAGGCGGCTGCTCAGCATCGACACCGTGAAGTACGCGACCGCCAGCGGCGTCAGCGCCCCACCCGCGCCCAGCGGGCCGAAGTGCAGGCCTTCCTGCAGCGTCATCGCGAACACGAACATGAACGAGCCGAACGCCCCGAAGAACGGCACGGCCACCATCAGCCCGCGCCGCACGCTCGGCAGCCGCAGCACCGACGGCGGCAGCAGCGGCGTGCCGCCGGTCCGCTCCAGGCGCCGTTCGACGTGGACCAGGGCCGCGGCGGAAACCGGGAACAGGGCCAGCAGCGCGATCGTCCACGCCGGCCACCCCAGCGCCCGGCCTTCCATCAGCGGGACCAGCAGCGACAGCAGCGTGACCGCCAGGAGCAGCGTGCCGAGGCGGTCGACGCCCAGCGGGTTGTGCGCGCGGCTCTCCGGCAGGCGGCGGGCCAGCAGGAGCACCACCAGGCCGATGGGCACGTTCACCAGGAAGATCGGCCGCCACCCGGTGCCGAACAGGTCCGCGGCCACCAGGCCGCCGCCGAGGAGCTGGCCGACCACCGTCGAGAGGCCGCCGGTCGCGCCGAACAGCCCCAGCGCCCGCGAACGCTCTTCGCCGGACGTGGTCGCCTGGATGATCGAAAGCACCTGCGGCAGCAGCAGGGCCGACGCCGCCCCCTGCGCGGCGCGGGCCACCACCAGCGTGCCGGCCGTCGGGGCGATGCCGCAGGCCAGGGACGTCAGCGTGAACAGCCAGAGGCCCGCGAAGAACAGCCGCCGCCTGCCGAAGGAGTCGCCGAGGCGCCCGCCGACCACCAGCAGCACCGCGTACGCGATGCCGTAGGCGGCCACCACCAGCTCCAGGGTGGCGGTGGACGCGTGGAGGTCGGCGTCGATCGTCGGCAGCGCGACGTTGACGATGAAGAAGTCGATGATCGGCAGTGCCGCCCCCAGCAGCACCGTGACCAGGCCGGCGGGGGTCAGTCCCGGCCGGAATTCGGCGCCGGGGGTGCTCGGCGCAAGTTCAGTCGTGCTCATGGGTACTACGATCGACCCGGCTTTAACCTGGTACCAGTTGTTGTTTATCCGGGTACTGTCACTACCTGGTACCAGGTTCGAGAGCGTGCCATCCTGGCACCATGACCACCGTTGTCGAATCCGGACTCCGTCGCCAGGAGCTGGCGAGGTTCCTGCGGAGCCGGCGTGAACGGATCACGCCCGAGCAGGTCGGCCTCCCGATCGTGGGACGCCGGCGGACGCCGGGACTGCGCCGCGAAGAGGTCGCGCAGCTCGCCGGCGTGGGGGTCACCTGGTACACGTGGCTCGAGCAGGGTCGCGACATCAACGCGTCCGAGCAGGTCCTGCAGGCGATCGCCCGCACGCTGCGGCTCGACCCGCACGAGCACACGCACCTCTTCCGGCTGGCCGGCGCGCCCGATCCGGAGAACGAAAAGGACAACCAGGTCATCACGCCGGCGATGGAGCTGATGCTGAAGAAGCTCGAGCCGTACCCGGTCGCGGTCCGCAACGCCCGCTGCGACCTGCTGGCCTACAACCGCGGGTACACCTGGCTGATGGGCGACGTCGACGCCATCCCGTTCGGCGATCGGAACACCCTGGTCCAGTGCCTGCTCAACCCCGAGTGGCGCAAGCGGATGCTCGACTGGGAGGCGAACATCCCGCGCGTGATCGCGTCCTTCCGCGCGGCGATGGCCGACCACGTCGCGGAGCCGGCGTGGAAACAGCTGGTGAAGCGGCTCAAGGCGGAGTCGCCGCTGTTCGCCGAGCTGTGGCCGCACCACGACGTCAACTCGGAGCCGATCCGCACCAAGCGGTACCTGCACCCGGACGTCGGGCTGCTGCAGTTCAACTTCACCTACCTCTACTACGGCCGCCGGTCCGAGATCACCGTGTCGACCTACACCCCGGCCGACGAGGAAACGGCGGCGAAGC is from Amycolatopsis mediterranei and encodes:
- a CDS encoding ISAs1 family transposase, which codes for TWFQPLLDTIDLTGRVVTADALHTTVEHARYLHQRGAYYVFTVKENQHRLHGLLDTLPWHEIPAHITSGSGHGRSERRTVQLAPLGDFLGYPAIDFPHATHAFLIERYTTHHTSQKRSAHAALGLTSLTGRYAHPAHIGGYVRSHWHIENKLHWVRDVTDKEDQSRTRTGTAPRVMASLRNLATSTHRQAGHTNIAQALRHTARNTTRALTLLGIPT
- a CDS encoding VOC family protein, which gives rise to MPEPFDALRRPSERVAPDPDFAAELRDDLRRAILNGADMTTTAVPATAASLRSLTPYLAVSDARAALDFYVEVFGAVRRGDPILMDDGRVGHAELAIGDAVLMLAEEYPEIGHVAPREGGASVRVEVPDVDGSVARALELGATLIRAVSDSPYGRGGSFRDPFGQRWLVSQAATAAAGPRPARHGEAMYFTFQVPEASPAKAFYGAVLGWQFTPGSTTDSWGFSGPGLEGGLWAGDRQVGWKLMYAVDDLESAMARVREQGGRAGEVEHHPYGNTADCTDNQGIEFWLWEKPGQ
- a CDS encoding RNA polymerase sigma factor, which produces MTEPRVRPDPAFALLGLYETALPEVYGYLLSRCGDRTLAEELTSETFLGAVAACRKEYAPPVSTGWLIGVARHKLADHWRRKEREERGLRLVHHSEPDIEDPWDEQLDALRARQVLESLGPHHRAALTLRYVDGLGVPEVAGHLGRSVHATEALLVRARAAFRRAYEEKEGRDA
- a CDS encoding MFS transporter, coding for MSTTELAPSTPGAEFRPGLTPAGLVTVLLGAALPIIDFFIVNVALPTIDADLHASTATLELVVAAYGIAYAVLLVVGGRLGDSFGRRRLFFAGLWLFTLTSLACGIAPTAGTLVVARAAQGAASALLLPQVLSIIQATTSGEERSRALGLFGATGGLSTVVGQLLGGGLVAADLFGTGWRPIFLVNVPIGLVVLLLARRLPESRAHNPLGVDRLGTLLLAVTLLSLLVPLMEGRALGWPAWTIALLALFPVSAAALVHVERRLERTGGTPLLPPSVLRLPSVRRGLMVAVPFFGAFGSFMFVFAMTLQEGLHFGPLGAGGALTPLAVAYFTVSMLSSRLVTRYGQKVVPLGGAITAVGMVALLCTTLSTWPHVTILDLAPSMVAIGVGNALAMTTLFRIVLSHVPTDLAGVGSGVMTTNQQTSLALGVATLGSLYAALSGSLGSRDAFALVIGLVAVLAAIVAITGRRLPDPRA
- a CDS encoding helix-turn-helix transcriptional regulator — its product is MTTVVESGLRRQELARFLRSRRERITPEQVGLPIVGRRRTPGLRREEVAQLAGVGVTWYTWLEQGRDINASEQVLQAIARTLRLDPHEHTHLFRLAGAPDPENEKDNQVITPAMELMLKKLEPYPVAVRNARCDLLAYNRGYTWLMGDVDAIPFGDRNTLVQCLLNPEWRKRMLDWEANIPRVIASFRAAMADHVAEPAWKQLVKRLKAESPLFAELWPHHDVNSEPIRTKRYLHPDVGLLQFNFTYLYYGRRSEITVSTYTPADEETAAKLPLVFD